From Longimicrobiaceae bacterium, a single genomic window includes:
- a CDS encoding phosphatase PAP2 family protein, with product MWTAVVLAGGVLPAAAQQVASPPPADTSKPPETLFTRHDAYLAGGFVLATIALGPADRAIARELQDSSRQSSHFLKNTARAFDVTAVPGSLVIGTGMYAVGRLTHQPRVADLGLHGTEAILLGTAITDVVKNFAGRRRPFVDVEHPYDFRFTRGFKSDDYKSFPSGHTTAGFAAAAAVTAETSRWWPGSGKYVGPLMFGGATLIGASRMYENKHWASDVLVGAAIGTFSGLKVVRYSHAHPNNPIDRRLLSFTVAPAPSGGAVVAWTFPTGKAGAVPAAVAGDARN from the coding sequence GTGTGGACGGCGGTAGTGCTGGCGGGCGGCGTGCTACCGGCGGCGGCGCAGCAGGTAGCCTCCCCGCCGCCGGCGGACACCTCGAAGCCGCCGGAGACGCTGTTCACGCGGCACGACGCCTACCTGGCCGGCGGCTTCGTGCTCGCCACCATCGCCCTTGGGCCGGCTGACCGCGCCATCGCGCGGGAGCTCCAGGACTCTTCGCGGCAGTCGAGCCACTTCCTGAAGAACACCGCGCGCGCCTTCGACGTGACCGCCGTGCCCGGCTCGCTGGTGATCGGCACGGGCATGTACGCCGTGGGTCGCCTCACCCACCAGCCGCGCGTGGCCGACCTGGGCCTGCACGGCACCGAGGCTATCCTTCTCGGCACCGCCATCACCGACGTGGTGAAGAACTTCGCGGGGCGCCGCCGGCCGTTCGTGGACGTGGAGCATCCGTACGACTTCCGGTTCACCCGCGGCTTCAAGAGCGACGACTACAAGTCGTTCCCCTCCGGCCACACCACCGCCGGGTTCGCCGCCGCCGCCGCCGTCACGGCCGAGACGTCGCGCTGGTGGCCCGGCTCGGGCAAGTACGTGGGCCCGCTCATGTTCGGGGGCGCCACGCTCATCGGCGCGTCGCGCATGTACGAGAACAAGCACTGGGCCAGCGACGTGCTGGTGGGCGCCGCCATCGGCACCTTCAGCGGCCTCAAGGTCGTGCGCTACAGCCACGCGCACCCCAACAACCCCATCGACCGGCGCCTCCTCTCGTTCACCGTCGCACCGGCCCCCAGCGGCGGCGCCGTGGTCGCGTGGACGTTTCCGACGGGAAAGGCAGGCGCAGTGCCCGCGGCGGTGGCTGGAGACGCGCGGAACTGA